A single genomic interval of Arthrobacter globiformis harbors:
- a CDS encoding quinone oxidoreductase family protein, whose protein sequence is MRAAVIRSWGGAEEFSVETVPDPEPGPGEVIVELHASALNWHDVLVRQTGRGFTTPSILGIDGAGIRQDTGEKTVIFPGLNWGKNAAAPGKDFSILGDSTNGTYAQLVAVPVENLFPMPQHLSWTEAAALPCAGLTAYRALFMRAGLQPGETVLVIGAGSGVSTFAIMFAAAAEARVLATSSSQDKLDSVRAIGVDQGFLYTDPDWIQQVLEATGGGVDVIINGAGANLRDSIACLKPGGRIAVFGASAGSTATIDIPDLYWGQVSVLGTTLGSPDDFGHMLEMIDKYQIRPLIDSVYPLAEIVEAHRHLESRKHLGKLVLSLR, encoded by the coding sequence GTGAGAGCAGCAGTCATACGTAGTTGGGGCGGTGCAGAAGAATTTTCCGTCGAAACAGTGCCCGATCCGGAGCCCGGACCCGGCGAGGTAATCGTCGAACTTCACGCCAGCGCCTTAAACTGGCACGACGTCCTCGTCCGGCAAACCGGCCGGGGGTTCACAACCCCCAGCATTCTCGGCATCGACGGCGCCGGAATCCGCCAGGATACGGGAGAGAAGACTGTCATCTTCCCAGGGCTGAATTGGGGAAAGAATGCGGCAGCGCCCGGAAAGGATTTCTCCATCCTCGGTGACAGCACAAACGGAACCTACGCCCAACTTGTTGCAGTTCCCGTCGAAAACCTATTCCCCATGCCCCAACACCTCTCGTGGACTGAGGCGGCGGCGCTTCCTTGTGCGGGGCTTACCGCGTACCGGGCACTCTTTATGCGGGCTGGGTTGCAGCCAGGTGAGACCGTGTTGGTCATTGGCGCCGGCAGCGGCGTCTCGACGTTCGCCATCATGTTCGCTGCCGCCGCCGAAGCCCGTGTGCTGGCGACGTCATCGAGTCAGGACAAGCTCGACTCTGTCCGTGCCATCGGTGTGGATCAGGGATTTCTCTACACAGACCCCGACTGGATCCAGCAGGTACTCGAAGCCACCGGCGGCGGCGTGGACGTCATCATCAACGGTGCCGGCGCCAACCTGCGCGATTCCATTGCATGTCTGAAGCCAGGGGGACGGATTGCCGTGTTCGGCGCATCTGCAGGAAGCACAGCGACGATCGATATTCCGGACCTCTATTGGGGCCAGGTATCGGTTCTCGGTACGACACTCGGAAGCCCGGATGATTTCGGACACATGCTCGAGATGATCGACAAGTACCAGATCCGCCCGCTAATCGACTCCGTCTATCCCCTGGCGGAAATTGTTGAGGCACACCGCCATCTCGAATCCAGAAAACATCTCGGAAAGCTCGTACTGAGCCTCAGATAA
- a CDS encoding enoyl-CoA hydratase/isomerase family protein, whose translation MHHYKKEQPVEPRWNKTVRTATMVDCGDSPVLFSVENGLGRITLNRPARLNAFNTTMAEEWSRVAQEATARSDVTAVLIQATGNAFCAGGDVLAMAETMRSGAELRNLASTINVGVLALINAPIPVIAAAQGTTAGGGLGILLATDYAVVATNSKLGALYGKIGLTPDLSVSAHLARAVGERRALQLVLKDRLLSAQEALDWGLVAEVVAPEDVNDRASSIASAWIAGATGAYGQAKRLVRQSAGSSIFDQLDEEARTIGAAFDTREAAALIGAFAARSLRVRSHQSDASRPNRPY comes from the coding sequence ATGCACCACTACAAGAAGGAGCAACCGGTGGAACCCCGCTGGAACAAGACCGTGAGGACGGCGACGATGGTTGATTGCGGCGACTCGCCGGTTCTATTCAGCGTCGAGAACGGACTTGGGCGCATCACACTAAACCGGCCCGCACGGCTCAACGCGTTCAACACCACAATGGCGGAGGAATGGTCACGGGTCGCCCAAGAGGCAACGGCCCGCTCCGACGTGACAGCGGTCCTCATCCAAGCCACAGGTAACGCATTCTGCGCTGGCGGGGACGTTCTTGCGATGGCAGAGACCATGCGATCAGGCGCGGAGCTTCGTAACCTCGCGAGTACGATCAATGTTGGTGTCTTGGCTCTGATAAACGCGCCGATTCCTGTCATAGCGGCTGCCCAAGGCACAACAGCCGGCGGGGGTCTGGGGATCCTCCTTGCCACTGACTACGCAGTCGTCGCGACCAACTCCAAGCTAGGTGCGCTCTACGGAAAGATTGGCCTGACACCCGACCTTTCCGTCTCCGCTCACCTCGCACGGGCCGTGGGAGAGCGCCGTGCCTTGCAACTCGTTCTGAAGGACAGGCTCCTTTCTGCTCAGGAAGCACTGGATTGGGGGCTCGTCGCTGAGGTCGTCGCACCAGAGGACGTCAATGATCGGGCGTCCTCAATAGCATCCGCATGGATAGCGGGCGCAACCGGCGCCTATGGACAGGCCAAGCGATTGGTACGACAGTCAGCCGGAAGCAGCATCTTCGATCAGCTCGACGAAGAAGCGCGCACGATCGGAGCTGCGTTCGATACCAGGGAAGCCGCTGCTCTGATCGGTGCCTTCGCCGCACGATCTCTCCGCGTACGCTCGCACCAGTCAGACGCGAGCAGACCCAACCGACCTTATTAA
- a CDS encoding SDR family oxidoreductase, with product MSTNSTLAGRTILMSGGSRGIGLAIALRAARDGANIALLAKTADPHPKLPGTVYTAATEIEKAGGHALPIVGDVRHDDDIAQSIDATKQAFGGIDIVVNNASVIDLAGSVDLAGKKYDLMQDVNVRGTFMLSRAALPYLRKSSNPHVLSLSPPLNLSPKWLGAHVGYTLAKYGMTMVTLGLAAEFDADGIAANALWPKTTIATAAVKFALGGEEMMRTSRTPEIYADAAYEVLTRPAREQTGQALLVEDVLAEAGVTDFSGYAATPGTPESGFTADFFLD from the coding sequence ATGTCCACCAACTCGACCCTCGCGGGAAGAACCATCCTAATGTCCGGCGGCAGCCGGGGGATCGGCCTGGCCATCGCCCTGCGGGCCGCCCGTGACGGAGCGAACATCGCACTACTGGCCAAGACCGCGGATCCACATCCAAAGCTCCCAGGCACGGTCTACACTGCCGCCACTGAGATTGAGAAGGCCGGCGGGCATGCCCTTCCGATCGTCGGCGATGTGCGGCATGACGATGATATTGCTCAATCCATCGATGCGACCAAACAAGCATTCGGCGGTATCGACATCGTCGTCAACAACGCATCCGTTATCGACTTGGCAGGCTCCGTTGATCTCGCCGGCAAGAAGTACGACCTGATGCAAGACGTCAACGTCCGGGGTACCTTCATGCTGTCGAGAGCTGCGCTCCCTTATCTGCGCAAATCCAGTAATCCCCATGTCCTGTCCCTCTCACCGCCGCTGAATCTGTCGCCTAAATGGCTCGGCGCCCACGTAGGCTATACGCTCGCGAAATACGGGATGACGATGGTGACTCTCGGTCTCGCCGCAGAATTTGACGCTGATGGAATCGCTGCCAACGCATTGTGGCCGAAAACGACGATTGCGACCGCTGCGGTGAAATTCGCACTCGGGGGTGAAGAAATGATGCGCACCAGCCGCACGCCGGAGATCTATGCTGACGCCGCCTATGAAGTACTAACGCGGCCGGCGAGAGAACAGACAGGACAAGCCCTGTTGGTTGAAGACGTACTTGCCGAGGCTGGCGTAACCGACTTCTCCGGCTACGCTGCGACACCCGGCACCCCGGAATCAGGGTTCACCGCTGACTTCTTTCTCGACTAG
- a CDS encoding alpha/beta hydrolase — protein sequence MTKIQDKYTIERVGFRADGNVELRGNLYIPTTGDGPHPALTLSMGYGGVKEQGALPYAEAFASAGFVVLFHDHRGFGESGGTPRQDINPWQQIEDWRRAITYLQSRPEVDPERIGLWGSSYSGGHALVLGATEPRLKAIVSQVPTISGYQQGLRRVSPDKLAALEASFAADDRAQLAGEEPHRIALVSDGSVPASYTDPEAVSFYLQPIPDGLWENNVTVRSTRAARAYEPGIFIGRISPTPLLMIVGDNDRVTPTDLALEAYQRALPPKELLVFPGGHFDAYLGEFEATSAAALQWFTKHLMQDK from the coding sequence ATGACTAAAATCCAGGATAAGTACACGATCGAACGGGTCGGCTTTCGTGCCGACGGCAACGTTGAGCTTCGGGGCAACCTCTACATTCCCACGACAGGTGATGGCCCGCATCCGGCACTGACGTTGTCTATGGGGTACGGAGGAGTCAAGGAACAGGGCGCCCTGCCTTATGCCGAAGCCTTCGCCAGCGCCGGTTTCGTCGTGCTCTTCCACGATCACCGGGGATTCGGAGAAAGCGGCGGAACACCCCGCCAGGACATCAACCCCTGGCAGCAAATCGAAGATTGGCGCAGGGCCATCACCTACCTTCAATCGCGGCCGGAAGTAGATCCGGAACGGATCGGCCTGTGGGGGTCAAGCTACTCGGGGGGCCACGCACTCGTCCTCGGCGCCACCGAACCCCGATTGAAGGCGATCGTCTCGCAAGTCCCTACGATCAGCGGCTATCAGCAAGGACTCCGGCGGGTGAGCCCGGACAAATTGGCAGCATTGGAGGCCTCATTCGCGGCCGATGACCGGGCACAACTCGCAGGCGAGGAACCGCACCGTATTGCCTTGGTCTCTGACGGGTCCGTCCCTGCAAGCTACACGGATCCGGAAGCCGTATCGTTCTACCTGCAACCAATCCCGGACGGGCTCTGGGAGAACAACGTCACCGTACGCTCAACGAGGGCGGCGCGGGCTTACGAACCAGGGATCTTCATAGGACGCATCTCACCGACCCCTCTTCTCATGATCGTCGGAGACAACGACCGGGTGACACCCACTGACCTGGCACTGGAGGCCTACCAGCGCGCCCTCCCACCTAAAGAGCTGCTGGTCTTCCCCGGAGGACACTTCGACGCCTACCTCGGAGAATTCGAAGCCACCTCCGCTGCAGCCCTGCAGTGGTTCACCAAGCACCTAATGCAGGACAAGTAG
- a CDS encoding CGNR zinc finger domain-containing protein: protein MAWPATTRYGLPVAPGNLGLVQDFLNTITEGTIAPPDLLATLNDAQEWADQVIEQWISVDDLGWAKTLPRLTENDRKALVAFRDQLFEGLFGHSHSETAGGPARKNPTYHPVMTVSAGGIELWPGGEGWKYFETALLLICHQGQLEGVLRRMKSCKSDTCDVVFYDRSNNNSGVWHDVKLCGNRANVRAHRARSAVN from the coding sequence ATGGCTTGGCCCGCTACAACCCGATACGGGCTGCCTGTTGCGCCCGGAAACCTCGGTCTTGTTCAGGACTTCCTCAACACCATTACAGAGGGAACGATAGCGCCCCCTGACCTGCTCGCCACCTTAAATGACGCACAGGAATGGGCCGACCAGGTGATTGAGCAGTGGATATCCGTCGACGATCTGGGCTGGGCGAAGACCCTGCCCAGGTTGACGGAGAACGACCGCAAAGCTTTGGTGGCTTTCAGGGACCAGCTGTTTGAGGGCCTCTTCGGTCACTCCCACTCCGAAACCGCCGGCGGACCCGCCCGGAAAAACCCTACGTACCATCCCGTGATGACGGTTTCCGCCGGAGGTATCGAGCTTTGGCCCGGCGGGGAGGGCTGGAAGTACTTCGAGACGGCGCTGCTGCTCATCTGCCACCAAGGCCAGCTCGAGGGCGTCCTGCGGCGCATGAAGTCATGCAAGAGCGATACGTGTGATGTCGTCTTCTACGACCGCTCCAACAACAACAGCGGCGTCTGGCATGACGTCAAGCTCTGCGGCAACCGCGCCAACGTCCGCGCCCACAGAGCACGCTCGGCAGTCAACTGA
- a CDS encoding glycoside hydrolase family 3 C-terminal domain-containing protein produces MEAADTRQDFKMPGPVGHWGTKLLAAVEDGRVSREAIAEKVTRILRLAARVGSLDGFEPAIAFPTELDGAQVAREVAVRGAVLVRNEGGLLPLDARALGSVAVIGHNAEEACTQGGGSATVMPKYNVSPWRGCARHCPTASRHLRPRRQGGRGAAAVRPPALHNPVSGVPGMRVTFLAADGTEISGEDRLASHLIWFGVGIPEGTAAIRMQTEWTAETAGVRHLGVGTVGHITVSIDGTEVFNGELEDDTDVLGAALFDPPQTSTPSRPRPASGSPSTPCTGCRSSRKFR; encoded by the coding sequence GTGGAGGCCGCCGACACCCGCCAGGACTTCAAAATGCCGGGCCCGGTGGGCCATTGGGGCACGAAGCTGCTCGCCGCCGTCGAAGATGGCCGCGTCAGCCGGGAGGCGATCGCGGAAAAGGTCACCCGCATCCTGCGGCTCGCCGCCAGGGTGGGTTCGCTCGACGGCTTTGAGCCGGCCATCGCATTCCCCACGGAACTCGACGGGGCCCAGGTGGCCCGCGAGGTGGCGGTTCGCGGCGCGGTGCTGGTCCGCAACGAGGGCGGCCTGCTTCCGCTCGACGCCAGGGCGCTCGGCAGCGTGGCCGTCATCGGGCACAACGCCGAGGAAGCATGCACGCAGGGCGGCGGCAGCGCCACTGTCATGCCCAAGTACAACGTGTCCCCCTGGAGGGGCTGCGCAAGGCACTGCCCGACGGCGTCACGTCACCTACGCCCGCGGCGCCAAGGTGGCCGAGGGGCTGCAGCCGTTCGCCCGCCAGCCCTGCACAACCCGGTCAGCGGCGTGCCCGGAATGCGGGTCACCTTCCTGGCCGCCGACGGAACGGAGATCTCCGGTGAGGACCGGCTTGCTTCCCACCTGATCTGGTTCGGCGTCGGCATTCCGGAGGGCACGGCGGCCATCCGCATGCAGACCGAGTGGACGGCCGAAACCGCCGGCGTCCGGCACCTTGGCGTGGGAACGGTGGGCCACATCACCGTTTCCATCGATGGCACCGAGGTCTTTAACGGCGAACTGGAGGACGACACCGATGTCCTGGGCGCCGCGCTGTTCGACCCGCCCCAGACATCCACTCCTTCGAGGCCACGGCCGGCCAGCGGTTCGCCATCGACGCCCTGTACCGGTTGCCGCAGCAGCAGGAAATTCCGCTGA
- a CDS encoding fibronectin type III-like domain-contianing protein has protein sequence MTARLVYSEGVHVGYRAWLKQQSAGGAAPLLPFGFGLGYTTFELGTAHAPQSVPAGQTDTIEVRIPARAFEHYDGGWQVEPGSLRLLVGRNVADDFQTLEIEVRYPSTTLEFSSRHRGLDCRLGPTSLQKLRLKVNDGRAGSPSGPSPASL, from the coding sequence TTGACGGCAAGGTTGGTCTACAGCGAGGGCGTCCACGTCGGCTACCGCGCCTGGCTCAAGCAGCAGTCCGCGGGCGGCGCCGCGCCGCTGCTGCCGTTCGGTTTCGGTCTGGGCTACACGACGTTCGAGCTCGGCACAGCGCACGCGCCGCAGTCCGTTCCGGCTGGCCAGACAGACACCATTGAAGTGCGGATCCCGGCCCGCGCCTTTGAACATTACGACGGCGGATGGCAGGTCGAGCCCGGCTCCTTGCGACTGCTGGTGGGCCGGAACGTGGCCGACGACTTCCAGACGCTGGAAATCGAGGTCCGCTACCCCTCAACTACCTTGGAGTTTTCGTCCCGACATCGCGGGTTAGACTGCCGTTTGGGCCCAACATCTCTCCAAAAACTCCGCCTCAAGGTCAACGATGGCCGGGCTGGGTCCCCTTCGGGGCCCAGCCCGGCTTCTTTGTAG
- a CDS encoding PucR family transcriptional regulator has protein sequence MLTGGANGSIVPIYAYAHVPNGYAGDATEHIIAQIERFAPGFRDRVVGLSVRTPAQTSAENPNFVGGDILTGAKSPLQFLLGPKLRRTRRLPVLRSNAARARHPRHGRIQLGAARAPVLDSPCRRKKGGLHTLTTPGFTDGDQQMRELVAQAGRKLQEMGPRIVDDMTELLSTRVSGLDQDPQLIEMLHASIDGNVWTLGHILTNDIGTDSIQPSTGAVEYAMRLAQRDVPLGSLTRAYYLGQSMLVRRVIDAVDQLQLKDKDVQMNLVRVVTDVTHNYIDWILQYVTEVHVAEQQRWWTTRAVTNAAAVMKVLRDEAISAAGFEAKTKYSLEQNHVAFIAWFEFGTPDTEDQQRIDQLLRRMASIVHSSKPPLITASDRSTAWAWAAMPSAEVSTEVMRRISAFAASDAQNIRVAMGAPGSGVAGFRRSHEQAAKARLVALGAQRYREERLVAFGDPDVGFLSLIMHDTKSALIWTREVLGDVALPGEPNAALRETLATFYASGENVSKTAELLGLHRNTVRQRVGRFEAGRGTKRINGLEISLALKLFELLGDGS, from the coding sequence GTGCTAACTGGTGGAGCGAACGGCTCGATCGTTCCGATCTACGCCTATGCCCATGTGCCGAATGGCTACGCGGGGGACGCGACTGAGCACATCATCGCCCAGATCGAGCGCTTTGCTCCCGGGTTCCGGGACCGGGTCGTCGGGCTGAGCGTGCGCACTCCGGCCCAGACCTCGGCCGAGAATCCGAACTTCGTTGGCGGCGATATTCTCACCGGCGCCAAATCACCACTGCAGTTTCTCCTCGGCCCCAAGCTGAGGCGTACCCGGCGTCTACCTGTGCTCCGCAGCAACGCCGCCCGGGCCCGGCATCCACGGCATGGGCGGATACAACTCGGCGCAGCGCGCGCTCCGGTACTTGACTCACCATGCCGCAGGAAGAAGGGAGGTCTCCATACCTTGACCACACCAGGATTCACGGACGGTGATCAGCAGATGCGCGAGCTCGTGGCGCAAGCGGGGCGCAAACTGCAAGAAATGGGTCCACGAATCGTCGACGACATGACAGAGCTGCTCTCAACTCGTGTATCCGGCTTGGATCAAGACCCCCAACTCATCGAAATGCTGCATGCGAGCATCGACGGAAACGTCTGGACCCTGGGCCATATTCTCACGAATGACATCGGTACTGATTCGATCCAGCCCAGCACGGGAGCGGTGGAGTATGCCATGCGGCTCGCCCAGCGCGATGTGCCGCTCGGCTCGCTCACCCGTGCCTACTACCTTGGGCAGTCCATGCTCGTGCGCCGAGTCATCGACGCCGTTGACCAACTGCAGCTCAAAGACAAAGACGTCCAGATGAACCTCGTGCGGGTCGTCACCGACGTGACCCACAACTACATCGATTGGATTCTGCAATACGTCACCGAAGTGCACGTCGCAGAGCAGCAGCGGTGGTGGACAACGCGCGCGGTGACGAATGCCGCCGCGGTGATGAAGGTGCTGCGCGACGAGGCGATCTCGGCGGCGGGATTCGAAGCAAAGACGAAGTACTCGCTCGAACAGAATCACGTTGCGTTCATCGCGTGGTTTGAGTTCGGCACCCCCGACACAGAGGACCAGCAACGGATCGATCAGCTGCTGCGGCGAATGGCGTCGATCGTGCACTCGTCGAAACCGCCCCTGATCACCGCCTCAGACCGGTCGACCGCGTGGGCGTGGGCGGCGATGCCGTCCGCGGAAGTTAGCACAGAGGTGATGCGCCGTATCTCAGCGTTCGCTGCTTCGGATGCACAGAATATTCGCGTCGCGATGGGCGCGCCCGGCAGCGGGGTCGCGGGCTTCCGACGGAGTCACGAACAAGCGGCGAAGGCCAGACTCGTGGCCCTCGGCGCGCAGCGCTACCGCGAGGAGCGGCTGGTGGCGTTTGGTGACCCAGACGTGGGGTTCCTATCGCTCATCATGCACGATACGAAGAGCGCGCTCATCTGGACCAGGGAGGTACTGGGCGACGTCGCACTGCCAGGGGAACCAAACGCGGCACTCCGTGAAACCCTTGCAACCTTCTACGCGAGCGGCGAGAACGTCTCGAAGACAGCCGAGCTGCTTGGCCTCCACCGGAACACAGTGCGGCAGCGAGTGGGGCGGTTTGAGGCGGGGCGGGGCACGAAACGCATCAACGGCCTGGAGATCTCCCTGGCGCTCAAACTATTCGAACTGCTGGGGGACGGCAGCTGA
- a CDS encoding PAS domain-containing hybrid sensor histidine kinase/response regulator, protein MLIALAPLTPQGQTVRPESRVYALALELLPYLPVIGAVLVFAGPHVHELDPFLVVAGTAGLVLVLARQMLIIFENNRLTTGLERDVVARTKELEGLAAIVNSSADAIIGLNPEGVVTSWNPGAEKLYGYSAADVIGTDVGFLLPEHRRPGKLRALAAIAEGLGSRSYESEFLRQDGSLVPVSLTISPIRGAKGLSGIATIAQDITQRKAAEQELQAAREAALESSRLKSEFLATMSHEIRTPMNGVIGLTSLLMETPLDETQRQYAEGIKGAGEALVALINDILDFSKLEAGKVDLDVRPFDVRLLVEEAAGLLAEPAQAKGLELTAFCAPEVPARLSGDAGRIRQILLNLATNAVKFTEAGEVAIQVTSAEDGVGRAMVTFEVRDTGIGIDPSDQSRLFQSFIQADASTTRRYGGTGLGLAICSRLTEAMGGTIGLDSMPGEGSTFWFSLPLPVAERTPPCPAPEALTGLRVLVVDDNATNRLILESQLRSWQLRPDTAADARAALSRAKEAAGTADPYEIAVLDLCMPDMDGLEIARAMTADPALASIRIILLTSTRRIDKDQFTAAGVREWLMKPVRSSEFYNRLIRLIASPNPVAKAHTPAVAGPPQEQGVAARGRILVVEDNEVNQLVAQGMVSRLGFAVDLASNGAEAVAATAATEYAAVLMDCHMPVMDGYEATRLIRRRDTGAARIPIVAMTAGALDGDRERCLAAGMDDYLAKPVDLGQLAALLERWAPGTPTPRTGSMSLDPDRLAVLRDLGPDDGHGLLPAMPEAFQRDLPGGPRE, encoded by the coding sequence TTGTTGATCGCGCTGGCGCCGCTGACGCCTCAGGGGCAAACGGTCCGTCCCGAATCAAGGGTGTACGCACTGGCTCTGGAGCTGTTGCCCTACCTGCCGGTCATTGGCGCCGTTTTGGTGTTCGCCGGCCCACATGTGCATGAGCTGGACCCGTTCCTGGTGGTCGCGGGTACGGCCGGGCTGGTGCTTGTGCTGGCACGCCAGATGCTGATCATTTTCGAGAATAACCGCCTCACGACCGGCCTGGAGCGTGACGTCGTTGCCCGGACCAAGGAGCTGGAGGGCCTGGCCGCGATTGTGAATTCATCGGCGGACGCGATTATTGGACTGAACCCGGAAGGGGTCGTTACCAGCTGGAATCCTGGGGCGGAAAAACTGTACGGATACAGCGCAGCAGATGTGATTGGGACGGATGTCGGGTTCCTTCTTCCGGAGCATCGTCGGCCAGGAAAGCTGCGGGCTCTGGCCGCTATCGCTGAGGGTCTGGGTTCGAGGAGCTATGAGAGTGAATTCCTGCGTCAAGACGGCAGCCTGGTTCCCGTTTCCCTTACCATTTCCCCGATCCGTGGTGCCAAGGGCCTCAGCGGCATCGCGACGATCGCCCAGGACATCACGCAGCGCAAGGCGGCCGAGCAGGAGCTGCAGGCGGCGCGCGAAGCAGCGCTGGAATCCAGCCGGCTGAAGTCCGAATTCCTGGCCACGATGAGCCATGAAATCCGCACTCCCATGAACGGCGTCATTGGCCTCACTTCGCTGTTGATGGAAACACCTTTGGATGAGACGCAAAGGCAATACGCCGAGGGGATCAAGGGCGCCGGGGAAGCCCTCGTTGCCCTGATCAACGACATTCTTGACTTCTCGAAGCTGGAAGCGGGCAAGGTCGATCTGGATGTGAGGCCCTTTGACGTTCGGCTCCTGGTTGAGGAAGCCGCGGGTCTGCTCGCGGAGCCGGCCCAGGCTAAGGGTCTGGAGCTGACCGCCTTCTGCGCGCCGGAGGTTCCGGCGAGGCTGAGCGGCGATGCCGGCCGGATCCGGCAGATCCTGCTGAACCTGGCGACGAACGCCGTGAAGTTCACGGAGGCTGGGGAAGTTGCCATCCAGGTAACCTCAGCCGAGGACGGCGTGGGCAGGGCCATGGTCACTTTCGAGGTGCGTGATACGGGTATTGGCATCGACCCCTCCGATCAGTCCCGGCTTTTCCAGTCCTTCATCCAGGCGGACGCCTCTACCACGCGCCGCTACGGGGGGACAGGCCTGGGCCTGGCCATCTGCAGCCGCCTGACCGAAGCGATGGGTGGAACGATCGGACTGGACAGCATGCCGGGCGAAGGCAGCACGTTCTGGTTCAGCCTGCCCCTGCCCGTCGCCGAACGAACGCCGCCTTGCCCGGCTCCGGAGGCGCTCACCGGTCTGCGTGTGTTGGTCGTGGATGACAACGCCACCAACCGCCTTATTTTGGAATCCCAGCTGCGCAGCTGGCAGTTGCGGCCCGACACGGCGGCGGACGCCCGGGCGGCCCTCAGCCGTGCCAAGGAAGCGGCCGGGACTGCGGACCCGTACGAGATCGCCGTCCTTGACCTGTGCATGCCAGACATGGACGGACTCGAGATCGCCCGCGCCATGACGGCCGACCCCGCACTGGCATCCATCCGCATAATCCTGCTGACCTCAACCAGGCGGATCGATAAGGACCAGTTCACCGCCGCCGGAGTCCGGGAGTGGCTGATGAAACCGGTGCGCAGCTCTGAGTTCTACAACCGGCTCATCCGCCTCATAGCCTCACCGAACCCGGTGGCCAAAGCCCATACCCCCGCCGTTGCAGGTCCTCCCCAGGAGCAAGGCGTTGCTGCGCGGGGACGCATTCTGGTCGTGGAGGACAATGAAGTCAACCAGCTCGTCGCCCAGGGCATGGTCAGCAGGCTCGGGTTCGCCGTCGATCTGGCCTCCAACGGAGCAGAAGCAGTAGCCGCAACAGCGGCGACCGAGTACGCGGCCGTGTTGATGGACTGCCACATGCCCGTCATGGACGGCTACGAAGCCACCAGACTCATCCGGCGCAGGGACACCGGCGCCGCCCGCATCCCGATCGTGGCCATGACGGCCGGAGCGCTGGACGGGGACCGGGAGAGGTGCCTGGCAGCGGGCATGGACGACTACCTCGCCAAACCGGTCGATCTAGGGCAACTCGCGGCGTTGCTCGAACGTTGGGCCCCGGGGACACCTACCCCCCGGACCGGCAGCATGTCCCTGGACCCTGACCGCCTGGCCGTTCTGCGCGATCTGGGACCCGATGACGGGCACGGGCTGCTGCCGGCGATGCCCGAGGCCTTTCAACGGGACCTGCCGGGAGGGCCGCGAGAATGA
- a CDS encoding MFS transporter: MSAVLTPGLPSSCRRPSPRPRARRHRSTRSIIRRCTCQRCWSRSSSRRTRLLALLIVGALSDHVGRRTVIIDALAIQLAAMILFIFAGNAAELITARAIQGLATGAGTAALAARADGSGSCKGSARQQRVPGGRHGSGRTRISGPDNGRGLSHRRNLHHSRGPPGRSR; this comes from the coding sequence GTGTCCGCCGTCTTGACCCCAGGGCTGCCTTCGTCCTGTAGGCGGCCATCTCCGCGGCCTCGAGCGCGCCGACACCGCTCTACGCGATCTATCATTCGTCGCTGCACCTGTCAGCGCTGCTGGTCACGATCATCTTCGCGGCGTACGCGATTGCTGGCACTCTTGATCGTCGGGGCTCTGTCCGACCACGTGGGCCGACGCACCGTCATTATTGATGCTCTGGCCATTCAACTCGCAGCGATGATCTTGTTCATTTTTGCCGGAAATGCAGCGGAACTGATTACGGCACGAGCAATCCAAGGGCTGGCGACGGGTGCGGGCACGGCAGCATTGGCGGCCAGGGCTGACGGATCTGGCTCCTGCAAAGGCTCCGCTCGTCAACAGCGTGTCCCCGGTGGTCGGCATGGCAGTGGGCGCACTCGGATCAGCGGCCCTGACAACGGTCGCGGCCTTTCCCACCGTCGAAATCTTCATCATTCTCGCGGCCCTCCCGGCAGGTCCCGTTGA